Proteins from a genomic interval of Anolis sagrei isolate rAnoSag1 chromosome 1, rAnoSag1.mat, whole genome shotgun sequence:
- the INSIG2 gene encoding insulin-induced gene 2 protein → MLLGVHKAMADAAAQPSIRRKCGPYISSVTSRSLNLMLRGVVLFLIGVFLALVLNLLQIQRNVTLFPPDVITSIFSSAWWVPLCCGTASAVIGLLYPCMDKHLGEPHKFKREWSSVMRCVAVFVGINHASAKVDFANNIQLSLTLAALSIGLWWTFDRSRSGFGLGIGIAFLATVVTQLLVYNGVYQYTSPDFLYVRSWLPCIFFAGGITMGNIGRQLAMYECKVTAEKSHED, encoded by the exons ATGTTGCTGGGAGTTCATAAGGCCATGGCAGATGCTGCTGCCCAGCCATCCATACGAAGGAAGTGTGGCCCATACATTTCTTCAGTCACCAGCCGCAGCCTCAACTTGATGCTTCGTGGGGTGGTCCTATTTTTAATCGGTGTCTTTCTTGCATTAGTATTAAACCTGCTACAGATTCAGAGAAATGTCACCTTGTTTCCCCCCGATGTAATTACAAGTATCTTCTCATCAGCTTGGTGGGTCCCACTTTGCTGTGGAACAGCTTCAG cTGTGATAGGCTTACTGTACCCTTGCATGGATAAACACCTGGGAGAACCACATAAATTTAAGAGGGAATGGTCAAGTGTGATGCGCTGCGTAGCAGTCTTTGTTGGCATAAATCATGCCAGTGCT AAAGTGGATTTTGCCAACAACATCCAGTTGTCTCTCACACTTGCTGCACTTTCCATTGGGCTGTGGTGGACATTTGACAGATCTCGAAGTGGCTTTGGCCTGGGCATAGGAATTGCATTTTTAGCCACAGTGGTGACCCAACTGCTAGTCTACAATGGAGTTTATCA GTATACATCTCCTGACTTTCTGTATGTACGGTCCTGGTTACCCTGTATATTTTTTGCTGGCGGAATAACGATGGGAAACATTGGCAGGCAGTTGGCAATG TATGAATGCAAAGTTACTGCAGAAAAGTCTCATGAAGACTGA